Proteins encoded in a region of the Frondihabitans sp. 762G35 genome:
- a CDS encoding DEAD/DEAH box helicase: MGATPVDESDESSTTFAELGVPAPLVKALAADGKTSAFPIQIDTLPDTLGGRDVLGRGKTGSGKTLAFSIPMAARLGGKLAGGKRRPGRPLGLVLAPTRELATQIDAVLAPMAAAYGMTTTTIFGGVSQNRQVQALKQGVDIVIACPGRLEDLMKQGFIKLDAIEITVLDEADHMADLGFLPGVTRILKATPENGQRLLFSATLDNGVDKLVKQFLHNEVLHSVDEANSPVAKMTHHVFETESVDTKKALIEKLASGQGRRILFMRTKHHAKKLAKQLTESGIPAVDLHGNLSQPQRDRNLAAFQDGTARVLVATDVAARGVHVDDIELVIHVDPPTEHKAYLHRSGRTARAGAEGDVVTLVIPSQRRDVAAMMKKAAITATVTSVKPESPEVRALVGEVAAYVKPAPKSERAQQQQQGGGGRSQGANAQRKRAARQTSDGAPIARKDRSGRPPAEGSRGTGRTGGARGNGGARGAGGRSAAPRSGSSTFYSTESGRAADAPVREERAPREDREPRRASSGGTVRGDQAAFAAEQSGGNSRGNGGSRRASSAGGRPASLKVGSLVRGGGSTGGRGR, translated from the coding sequence ATGGGCGCCACGCCCGTCGACGAGTCCGACGAGAGCAGCACCACGTTCGCCGAGCTCGGCGTCCCCGCTCCCCTCGTCAAGGCGCTCGCCGCCGACGGCAAGACCAGCGCCTTCCCGATCCAGATCGACACGCTGCCCGACACCCTCGGCGGACGCGACGTCCTCGGCCGCGGGAAGACCGGCTCCGGCAAGACCCTCGCCTTCTCCATCCCGATGGCCGCTCGACTCGGCGGCAAGCTCGCCGGTGGCAAGCGCCGCCCGGGCCGTCCGCTCGGCCTCGTCCTCGCTCCGACCCGCGAACTCGCGACGCAGATCGACGCCGTCCTCGCGCCCATGGCCGCCGCCTACGGCATGACGACCACCACGATCTTCGGCGGCGTCTCGCAGAACCGTCAGGTCCAGGCCCTCAAGCAGGGCGTCGACATCGTCATCGCCTGCCCCGGTCGCCTCGAGGACCTCATGAAGCAGGGCTTCATCAAGCTCGACGCGATCGAGATCACCGTGCTCGACGAGGCCGACCACATGGCCGACCTGGGCTTCCTGCCCGGCGTCACGCGCATCCTGAAGGCGACCCCCGAGAACGGGCAGCGCCTCCTCTTCAGCGCCACGCTCGACAACGGCGTGGACAAGCTCGTCAAGCAGTTCCTGCACAACGAGGTCCTGCACTCGGTCGACGAGGCGAACTCGCCCGTCGCCAAGATGACCCACCACGTCTTCGAGACCGAGTCGGTCGACACGAAGAAGGCTCTCATCGAGAAGCTCGCGTCCGGCCAGGGTCGTCGGATCCTGTTCATGCGCACCAAGCACCACGCGAAGAAGCTCGCCAAGCAGCTGACCGAGTCGGGCATCCCGGCCGTCGACCTGCACGGCAACCTCTCGCAGCCGCAGCGCGACCGCAACCTCGCCGCGTTCCAGGACGGCACCGCCCGCGTCCTGGTCGCGACCGACGTCGCCGCCCGCGGCGTGCACGTCGACGACATCGAGCTCGTCATCCACGTCGACCCGCCCACGGAGCACAAGGCGTACCTGCACCGCTCCGGACGAACCGCTCGCGCAGGAGCCGAGGGCGACGTCGTCACCCTCGTCATCCCGAGCCAGCGCCGCGACGTCGCCGCGATGATGAAGAAGGCCGCCATCACGGCGACCGTCACGTCGGTGAAGCCCGAGTCGCCCGAGGTCCGGGCCCTCGTCGGCGAGGTCGCCGCCTACGTGAAGCCCGCTCCGAAGTCGGAGCGCGCACAGCAGCAGCAGCAGGGAGGCGGCGGACGTTCGCAGGGCGCCAACGCCCAGCGCAAGCGCGCCGCCCGCCAGACTTCCGACGGCGCCCCGATCGCCCGCAAGGACCGCTCGGGTCGACCCCCGGCCGAGGGCTCGCGCGGCACCGGTCGCACGGGCGGCGCCCGCGGCAACGGCGGAGCGCGTGGCGCGGGCGGGCGCAGCGCCGCTCCCCGCTCCGGCAGCAGCACCTTCTACTCCACCGAGTCGGGCCGCGCGGCCGACGCTCCGGTCCGCGAGGAGCGCGCTCCCCGCGAGGACCGCGAGCCCCGTCGTGCCTCGTCGGGCGGCACCGTCCGCGGCGACCAGGCGGCCTTCGCGGCCGAGCAGAGCGGCGGCAACTCGCGCGGCAACGGCGGCTCGCGCCGTGCGTCGTCCGCCGGCGGACGCCCGGCTTCGCTGAAGGTCGGCAGCCTCGTCCGCGGCGGCGGCAGCACCGGCGGCCGCGGCCGCTAG